In Brevundimonas sp. SGAir0440, one DNA window encodes the following:
- the mmsB gene encoding 3-hydroxyisobutyrate dehydrogenase, protein MTKIAFIGLGNMGGGMAANQAKAGHAVAAFDLSAQALERAGAAGCVAVGSVAEAVKDAEVVITMLPAGPHVLKVYSEQIVGAAPSTALLLDCSTIDVETARKVAGLAKSAGYAFADAPVSGGTAAADAGTLAFMVGCDEGDFARVEAALEPMSRITIRAGDHGAGQAAKICNNMLLGISMLGTCEAIALAEKLGLDPERFFEIASKSSGQCWSVTSYYPWPGPVPTAPSNRDYQGGFATAMMLKDLKLAQDAAAKSGASTPLGAQAEALYALFDGIGHGGRDFSAMLQMLRGKLDELKLA, encoded by the coding sequence ATGACCAAGATCGCCTTCATCGGCCTGGGCAATATGGGCGGCGGCATGGCCGCGAACCAGGCCAAGGCGGGCCATGCAGTCGCCGCCTTCGATTTGTCGGCGCAGGCGCTGGAACGGGCCGGAGCGGCAGGTTGCGTCGCGGTCGGATCGGTCGCCGAGGCGGTCAAGGACGCCGAAGTCGTCATCACCATGCTGCCGGCCGGGCCGCACGTGCTGAAGGTCTATTCCGAACAGATCGTCGGCGCGGCGCCGTCGACCGCCCTGCTGCTCGACTGTTCGACCATCGACGTCGAAACCGCGCGCAAGGTCGCCGGTCTTGCCAAATCGGCCGGTTACGCCTTTGCCGACGCGCCCGTCTCAGGCGGCACCGCGGCGGCGGATGCGGGTACGCTAGCATTCATGGTCGGCTGCGATGAGGGCGACTTCGCCCGCGTCGAGGCGGCGCTGGAACCCATGAGCCGCATCACCATCCGCGCTGGCGATCATGGCGCAGGGCAGGCGGCCAAGATCTGCAACAACATGCTGCTCGGCATCTCCATGCTGGGCACGTGCGAGGCCATCGCCCTGGCCGAAAAGCTGGGCCTGGATCCCGAACGGTTCTTCGAGATCGCGTCCAAGTCGTCGGGTCAGTGCTGGAGCGTTACCAGCTACTATCCCTGGCCGGGTCCGGTGCCGACCGCGCCGTCCAACCGCGACTATCAGGGCGGGTTCGCCACGGCCATGATGTTGAAGGACCTGAAGCTGGCCCAGGACGCAGCGGCGAAATCCGGCGCCTCGACGCCGTTGGGCGCGCAGGCCGAGGCGCTTTACGCCCTGTTCGACGGGATCGGGCACGGCGGCCGCGATTTCTCCGCCATGTTGCAGATGCTGCGCGGCAAGCTGGATGAGCTTAAGCTGGCATAG
- a CDS encoding enoyl-CoA hydratase/isomerase family protein, giving the protein MSEAEVVTRIENGIGRITLNRPKAIHALNRAMCETLTEALLAWRSNPSVSSILIDHAGERGFCAGGDIRMIAESGAGDASEAKAFFLAEYRLNHLMFDYPKPIVAIVDGIVMGGGVGISEPANLRVATERTTYAMPETGIGLFPDVGGGWFLPRLPGQTGVWLALTGARLKAADTVALGIHTHFVPADRVEALKADLMGEAADPSSVVARHAGDAGPAPLSAHREAIDRLFAFDTVEEIFQALEADGSDWALQQLETLKTKSPQSLKVSLRQIRTGATLNSFADNMTMEYALGGRVVRTHDFQEGVRAVIVDKDNAPKWSPADLSGVTNETLDALFAPLPDNEKWTPLA; this is encoded by the coding sequence GTGAGCGAGGCCGAGGTTGTCACCCGCATCGAAAATGGCATCGGTCGCATCACCCTGAACCGACCCAAGGCGATCCACGCGCTGAACCGGGCGATGTGCGAGACGTTGACGGAGGCGCTGCTGGCCTGGCGTTCAAATCCCTCCGTCTCCTCCATACTTATAGACCACGCCGGCGAGCGGGGTTTTTGCGCGGGCGGCGACATTCGCATGATCGCCGAAAGCGGTGCGGGCGATGCGTCGGAGGCCAAGGCCTTCTTCCTGGCCGAATATCGGTTGAACCACCTGATGTTCGACTATCCCAAGCCGATCGTCGCCATCGTGGACGGCATCGTCATGGGCGGCGGGGTCGGCATTTCCGAGCCGGCCAACCTTCGTGTGGCGACCGAGCGCACCACCTACGCCATGCCCGAGACCGGGATCGGCCTGTTCCCCGACGTGGGCGGCGGCTGGTTCCTGCCGCGCCTGCCGGGCCAGACCGGCGTCTGGCTGGCGCTGACGGGCGCGCGGCTTAAGGCGGCGGATACGGTGGCCCTGGGCATCCACACGCACTTCGTGCCCGCAGATCGCGTCGAGGCGCTGAAGGCCGATCTGATGGGCGAGGCCGCCGATCCGTCGTCGGTCGTGGCGCGCCACGCCGGGGACGCGGGGCCTGCACCGCTGTCGGCCCACCGCGAGGCCATCGACCGGCTGTTCGCCTTCGACACGGTTGAGGAAATTTTCCAGGCGCTTGAGGCGGACGGCTCGGACTGGGCGCTGCAGCAGTTGGAAACGCTGAAGACCAAGTCGCCACAGTCGCTGAAGGTCTCGCTGCGCCAGATCCGGACGGGCGCAACGCTGAACAGCTTCGCCGATAATATGACGATGGAATACGCCCTGGGCGGCCGCGTGGTGCGCACCCACGACTTCCAGGAAGGCGTGCGGGCAGTGATCGTGGACAAGGATAATGCGCCGAAATGGTCCCCGGCGGACCTGTCGGGCGTTACCAACGAGACGCTGGATGCGCTGTTCGCGCCGCTGCCGGACAATGAAAAATGGACGCCGCTGGCCTGA
- a CDS encoding isobutyryl-CoA dehydrogenase, with translation MDFALNDDQRAIQDAARAFAEAELAPHSARWDEDKHFPVEVMKQAAEMGFCGIYTAEEHGGMALGRVEAAVIFEELSRGDVATAAFISIHNMATWMIDRFGSDDLRGRFVPSLVGMEKIASYCLTEPGSGSDAAALRTTAVRDGDHYVLNGSKAFISGAGTSDVYVVMVRTGGEGPKGVSAIVVEAGTPGLSFGAQEKKMGWNAQPTAIVQFDDCRVPVANLLGEEGAGFRYAMAGLDGGRLNIAACSLGGARLALETAQAYVATRKQFGRPIGEFQALQFRLADMATDLEAARLMVLRGAWAIDTDHPEKTKWCAMAKRLATDACFQIADEALQLHGGYGYLKDYPLERIVRDLRVHRILEGTNEIMRVIIAREMTK, from the coding sequence ATGGATTTCGCTCTCAACGACGATCAGCGCGCCATTCAGGACGCCGCTCGCGCCTTCGCCGAGGCTGAACTGGCGCCCCATTCGGCGCGCTGGGACGAGGACAAGCATTTCCCCGTCGAGGTGATGAAACAGGCGGCCGAAATGGGCTTCTGCGGCATCTATACGGCTGAGGAGCACGGCGGCATGGCCCTGGGCCGGGTCGAGGCGGCGGTGATTTTCGAAGAGCTGTCGCGCGGCGACGTGGCGACGGCGGCCTTCATCTCGATCCACAATATGGCGACGTGGATGATCGATCGGTTCGGGTCGGACGATCTGCGCGGCCGGTTCGTGCCGTCGCTGGTGGGGATGGAGAAGATCGCCTCCTATTGCTTGACCGAGCCGGGCTCGGGGTCGGATGCGGCGGCGCTGCGGACCACGGCCGTGCGCGACGGCGACCACTATGTGCTGAACGGGTCCAAGGCCTTCATCTCCGGCGCAGGCACGTCCGACGTCTATGTCGTCATGGTCCGCACGGGCGGCGAGGGTCCGAAGGGCGTCAGCGCGATCGTGGTCGAGGCTGGCACGCCCGGCCTGTCGTTCGGCGCGCAGGAAAAGAAGATGGGCTGGAACGCCCAACCGACCGCCATCGTCCAGTTCGACGACTGTCGCGTGCCGGTCGCCAACCTGCTGGGCGAAGAGGGGGCGGGCTTCCGCTACGCCATGGCCGGTCTGGACGGCGGGCGCCTGAATATCGCCGCCTGTTCGCTGGGCGGGGCGCGGCTGGCGCTGGAGACGGCGCAGGCGTACGTCGCCACCCGCAAACAGTTCGGCCGTCCGATCGGCGAGTTCCAGGCGCTGCAGTTCCGCCTGGCGGACATGGCCACGGACCTGGAGGCGGCGCGTCTGATGGTGTTGCGCGGCGCCTGGGCCATCGACACCGACCACCCGGAAAAGACCAAATGGTGCGCCATGGCCAAGCGGCTGGCCACGGACGCCTGTTTCCAGATCGCCGACGAGGCTCTGCAACTGCACGGCGGCTATGGCTATCTGAAGGACTATCCGCTGGAACGGATCGTGCGCGACCTGAGGGTTCATCGCATTCTGGAAGGCACCAACGAGATCATGCGGGTGATCATTGCGCGGGAGATGACCAAGTGA
- a CDS encoding CoA-acylating methylmalonate-semialdehyde dehydrogenase, whose product MRDIRHFIDGAAFDGASGRFSDVFNPNTGDVQARVQLATTGEVDRAVQAAQNAFDGWASTNPQRRARVMFDFKRLVEARMDELAELLSSEHGKVIADSKGDIQRGLEVIEFACGIPHALKGEYTQGAGPGIDVYSMRQPLGVVAGITPFNFPAMIPMWMFGVAIAVGNTFVLKPSERDPSVPVRLAELMLEAGAPNGVLNVVHGDKTAVDAILTHPLVHAVSFVGSSDIAHYVYQTGAANHKRVQAMGGAKNHGIVLPDADMDQVIKDLSGAAYGSAGERCMALPVVVPVGKKTADELRERMVAEIPSMRVGVSTDAGAHYGPVVTAQHRERVAGWIEKGVQEGAELVVDGRDFSLQGHEKGYFIGPSLFDHVKPEMSSYQEEIFGPVLQIVRAETFEEALALPSNHQYGNGVAIFTQNGRAARDFAARVNVGMVGINVPIPVPVAYHTFGGWKRSAFGDINQHGMEGVRFWTKTKTVTARWPDSALEHSDSSFVIPTMR is encoded by the coding sequence ATGCGCGACATTCGCCACTTCATCGACGGTGCGGCTTTCGACGGCGCGTCCGGACGATTCAGCGACGTGTTCAATCCCAACACCGGGGATGTGCAGGCTCGCGTGCAACTGGCGACCACGGGCGAGGTCGATCGAGCGGTCCAGGCGGCGCAGAACGCGTTTGACGGTTGGGCTTCGACCAATCCCCAGCGCCGCGCCCGCGTCATGTTCGACTTCAAACGCCTGGTCGAGGCGCGAATGGACGAACTGGCCGAACTGCTGTCCAGCGAACACGGCAAGGTCATCGCCGATTCCAAGGGCGACATTCAACGCGGCCTGGAAGTGATCGAGTTCGCCTGCGGCATCCCGCACGCGCTGAAGGGCGAATATACTCAAGGCGCCGGCCCCGGCATCGACGTCTATTCGATGCGTCAGCCGCTGGGCGTTGTGGCGGGCATCACCCCGTTCAACTTCCCGGCCATGATCCCGATGTGGATGTTCGGCGTGGCCATCGCGGTGGGCAACACCTTTGTCCTGAAGCCGTCCGAGCGCGATCCGTCGGTGCCGGTGCGTCTGGCCGAACTGATGCTGGAAGCCGGGGCGCCGAACGGCGTGCTGAACGTGGTGCATGGCGACAAGACGGCGGTCGACGCCATCCTGACCCATCCGCTGGTTCACGCCGTCAGCTTCGTCGGTTCGTCCGACATCGCCCACTATGTCTATCAGACGGGCGCCGCCAACCATAAGCGCGTCCAGGCGATGGGCGGCGCCAAGAACCACGGCATCGTCCTGCCCGACGCCGACATGGATCAGGTCATCAAGGATCTGTCGGGCGCGGCCTATGGTTCGGCGGGCGAACGCTGCATGGCGCTGCCGGTCGTGGTGCCGGTCGGCAAGAAGACCGCCGACGAACTGCGCGAGCGGATGGTCGCAGAAATCCCCTCGATGCGGGTCGGCGTCTCGACCGATGCGGGCGCCCACTATGGCCCCGTCGTCACGGCCCAGCATCGCGAGCGTGTCGCGGGCTGGATCGAAAAAGGCGTGCAGGAAGGCGCCGAACTGGTCGTCGACGGTCGCGACTTCAGCCTGCAAGGTCACGAGAAGGGCTATTTCATCGGTCCGTCGCTGTTCGACCATGTGAAGCCCGAGATGTCGTCCTATCAGGAGGAAATCTTCGGTCCGGTGCTGCAGATCGTGCGCGCCGAGACGTTCGAGGAGGCGCTGGCCCTGCCGTCGAACCACCAATACGGCAACGGCGTCGCCATCTTCACCCAGAACGGCCGCGCGGCGCGCGACTTCGCCGCCCGGGTCAATGTCGGCATGGTCGGGATCAATGTGCCGATCCCGGTGCCGGTCGCCTATCATACCTTTGGCGGCTGGAAGCGTTCGGCCTTTGGCGACATCAACCAGCACGGCATGGAGGGCGTCCGCTTCTGGACCAAGACCAAGACCGTGACGGCCCGCTGGCCGGACTCGGCGCTGGAGCATTCGGACAGCTCGTTCGTCATTCCGACGATGCGCTGA
- a CDS encoding LysR family transcriptional regulator codes for MYDWDDLRIFIAAARAGSLGGAAQRLGVDAATVGRRVARLESALKSTLVVRSTTGLQLTAAGAQLLDIGLEAESAMEAAGRVTQPDAPAGVVRVSASEGFGVTLMAPALPALRLAHPGLRIELAATSGFLSPTRREVDMAITLAAPHAARLIVEPLTPYQLALYASPDHLNRNGVPNTVDDLSRFDIVGYIDDLIYAPELRYLDEVQPGLAPHVASSSIRAQREIIAAGGGVGVLPCFLAEGLVRVLPSILIERRFWLATHRDVHDTARLRTVRSWLKTLCQEQQSSLRPF; via the coding sequence ATGTACGACTGGGACGATCTGCGCATCTTCATCGCTGCGGCGCGCGCAGGCTCGCTGGGCGGTGCGGCGCAGCGGTTGGGCGTCGACGCCGCCACGGTCGGGCGTCGGGTCGCCCGGCTGGAAAGCGCGCTGAAATCCACCCTGGTCGTCCGCTCGACCACCGGGCTTCAGCTGACCGCCGCCGGCGCCCAACTGCTCGATATCGGTCTGGAGGCCGAAAGCGCGATGGAGGCCGCCGGCCGCGTGACCCAGCCCGACGCGCCCGCCGGTGTGGTGCGCGTCAGCGCGTCCGAAGGGTTTGGCGTCACCCTGATGGCGCCCGCCCTGCCCGCGCTGCGTCTGGCGCATCCGGGTCTGAGGATCGAGCTGGCGGCCACCTCCGGCTTCCTATCCCCGACGCGCCGAGAGGTCGATATGGCCATCACCCTGGCCGCGCCGCATGCCGCACGCCTGATCGTCGAGCCGCTGACGCCGTATCAACTGGCCCTCTACGCCTCGCCCGATCATCTGAACCGCAACGGCGTTCCGAACACTGTCGATGACCTGAGCCGCTTCGACATCGTCGGCTATATCGACGATCTGATCTATGCGCCCGAGCTGCGCTATCTCGACGAAGTCCAGCCGGGCCTCGCCCCCCACGTCGCCTCGTCGTCGATCCGGGCGCAGCGTGAAATCATCGCCGCCGGGGGCGGCGTCGGGGTCCTGCCGTGCTTTCTGGCCGAGGGTCTGGTGCGCGTGCTGCCGTCGATCCTGATCGAACGTCGCTTCTGGCTAGCCACCCACCGCGACGTCCACGACACCGCGCGTCTGCGCACCGTGCGTTCGTGGCTGAAGACCCTGTGCCAAGAACAACAGTCCAGCTTGAGGCCATTCTGA
- a CDS encoding TonB family protein: MTLTFSLTLMTALMGAPTGPLLKDAVLYSAPQPAIERAVAPKAQSTDRFSVRLRCTALASGHVTDCVVLEESRPGMGFGEAALALMNGAEVTPIMDRGRPVDAPFERTIDFTP, encoded by the coding sequence ATGACACTGACCTTCAGCCTGACATTGATGACGGCCCTGATGGGCGCCCCGACCGGACCGCTGCTGAAGGATGCGGTCCTGTACAGCGCGCCTCAACCCGCCATCGAACGCGCCGTCGCGCCCAAGGCCCAGAGCACCGACCGCTTCAGCGTGCGCCTGCGTTGCACCGCCTTGGCGTCAGGCCACGTCACCGATTGCGTCGTGCTGGAAGAAAGCCGTCCGGGCATGGGCTTTGGCGAAGCGGCCCTGGCCCTGATGAATGGCGCCGAGGTCACGCCGATCATGGATCGCGGCCGCCCTGTCGACGCGCCGTTCGAACGCACCATCGACTTCACGCCGTAG
- a CDS encoding sorbosone dehydrogenase family protein produces MNKNLLAASAATLAMALTVASCGNASDPKLNQTGATPDLPKVNETLVPPMKISPPAGWNGETPTVPQGFTISAFATDLKIPRQMLVLPNGDVLIAEGRGGHAPAMRPKDVIAGVIKKQGNTKIKGGNRITLVRDANNDGTPELRTVLVDNLDAPYGLAYVDGYLYVAEQGALVRFAFQPGQTGIATPAERVTELPSRINHHWTKSLTASADGSKLYVGTGSNSNIGERGMAVEEERATVWEIDRTTGARRTIATGIRNPTALAIEPTTNLLWSVVNERDELGPQLVPDYLTQVRDGAFYGWPYSYWGQNRDPRVMPQNPEMVAKAIRPDYALGSHVAALGLDFARNGGFGGSFANGAFIGMHGSWNRQDPSGYKVVWVPFNAGRPAGQPVDFATGFLKDGKARGRPVGVAFDGNKRVLFVADDLSNTVWRIAPAR; encoded by the coding sequence ATGAACAAGAACCTGCTCGCCGCCAGCGCCGCCACCCTGGCCATGGCCCTGACGGTCGCATCCTGCGGCAACGCCAGCGATCCGAAACTGAATCAGACCGGCGCGACGCCCGACCTGCCAAAGGTCAACGAGACGCTGGTGCCGCCGATGAAGATCAGCCCGCCGGCAGGCTGGAACGGCGAGACGCCGACGGTGCCGCAGGGCTTTACGATCAGCGCCTTCGCCACGGATCTCAAGATTCCGCGTCAGATGTTGGTCCTGCCCAACGGCGACGTCCTGATCGCCGAGGGGCGCGGCGGCCATGCGCCCGCCATGCGGCCCAAGGATGTGATCGCCGGCGTCATCAAGAAGCAGGGCAACACCAAGATCAAAGGCGGCAATCGCATCACCCTGGTGCGCGACGCGAACAATGACGGCACGCCCGAACTGCGGACCGTTCTGGTGGACAACCTCGATGCGCCCTACGGCCTGGCCTACGTCGACGGCTATCTCTATGTCGCCGAACAGGGGGCGCTGGTTCGCTTCGCCTTCCAGCCGGGCCAGACCGGCATCGCCACGCCCGCCGAGCGGGTGACGGAACTGCCCTCGCGCATCAACCACCACTGGACCAAGTCCCTGACCGCCAGCGCGGACGGGTCGAAGCTGTATGTCGGCACCGGCTCGAACTCCAATATCGGCGAGCGCGGCATGGCCGTCGAAGAAGAGCGCGCCACAGTGTGGGAGATCGACCGGACGACCGGCGCACGGCGCACGATCGCAACCGGCATTCGCAATCCAACGGCCCTGGCCATCGAGCCCACGACCAATCTGTTGTGGTCGGTGGTCAATGAGCGGGACGAACTGGGGCCGCAACTGGTCCCAGATTATCTGACCCAGGTGCGGGACGGGGCTTTCTACGGCTGGCCCTACAGCTACTGGGGCCAGAATCGCGATCCGCGCGTGATGCCGCAGAACCCCGAGATGGTCGCCAAGGCCATCCGGCCGGACTACGCCCTGGGATCGCACGTCGCCGCCCTGGGCCTGGACTTCGCCCGCAATGGTGGTTTTGGCGGGTCGTTCGCCAATGGCGCCTTCATCGGCATGCACGGCAGTTGGAACCGGCAGGATCCGTCCGGCTACAAGGTCGTCTGGGTGCCGTTCAACGCCGGCCGTCCGGCGGGTCAGCCCGTCGACTTCGCCACAGGCTTCCTGAAGGACGGCAAGGCGCGCGGGCGTCCTGTCGGCGTCGCGTTCGATGGAAACAAACGTGTGCTGTTTGTCGCCGACGACCTGTCGAACACGGTGTGGCGCATCGCGCCTGCGCGATAG
- a CDS encoding DUF2231 domain-containing protein codes for MSTHGLKDAVVRPLHWLLLAFPIALFTFALFTDIAYLKTAEVQWTNFSAWLITGALVFGGFAGLFSIFDFVVGLRHGCSRRATVHLVALALAWVLGLVNAFKHSQDAWSSVGAFGLILSILCTILVLVAGWTAYAARESVR; via the coding sequence ATGAGCACCCATGGACTGAAGGATGCGGTCGTTCGACCGTTGCATTGGCTATTGCTGGCGTTTCCGATCGCGCTGTTCACCTTCGCCCTGTTCACCGACATCGCCTATCTAAAGACGGCGGAGGTCCAATGGACGAACTTCTCGGCCTGGCTGATCACCGGCGCGCTGGTGTTCGGCGGGTTCGCCGGGCTGTTTTCGATCTTTGATTTCGTCGTCGGCCTGCGCCACGGGTGTTCACGTCGGGCGACGGTGCATTTGGTCGCGCTTGCGCTGGCCTGGGTGCTGGGGCTGGTGAACGCCTTCAAACACAGCCAGGACGCCTGGAGCTCTGTCGGAGCCTTTGGTCTGATCCTGTCGATCCTCTGCACAATCCTGGTCCTGGTCGCCGGCTGGACCGCCTATGCCGCGCGGGAGAGCGTCCGATGA
- the pelA gene encoding pectate lyase, giving the protein MKILSACSILAFGAVALVAGVCGVAQAEVLRLNTPAVGLTSDRIGALPDAERGPWAEYLARSQAQHLADRAALAAELPAGVAPPPPPKAVGPAHYNMPLDRPADWYATADARAVADAIVSFQTPAGGWSKNQDRSIARLPGQRFSNDAETMEQNPANFDAPADRFWTFVGTLDNEATWSEMRFLAKVAAHAPGRDGDAWRASVIRGVRYLLNAQYPNGGWPQIWPLEGGFHDSITFNDNAVANAAMLLRDVAHGAEGFDFVPADLETQAAEATRKAIDVILAAQVRQGDRLLGWPQQVEPMRLVPTSARNYEPRSIASGETTDILIFLMGEENPSPEIKAAVRGAAEWLQAMRVYDKSFEMTDDGRKLIDKAGAGPIWSRNYDLVTGRPIFGDKDQTIHNDVNEISVGRRNGYSWWISSPQKALDLYADWSNRVG; this is encoded by the coding sequence ATGAAAATCCTATCCGCCTGTTCGATCCTGGCATTTGGCGCGGTCGCGCTTGTGGCGGGCGTTTGCGGCGTTGCTCAGGCTGAAGTCCTGCGGCTGAACACGCCGGCGGTGGGCCTGACCAGCGACAGGATTGGCGCCTTGCCCGACGCGGAGCGTGGTCCGTGGGCCGAGTATCTGGCACGCTCCCAAGCCCAGCATCTGGCCGACCGCGCTGCGCTCGCGGCCGAGCTTCCCGCCGGAGTGGCTCCGCCGCCGCCGCCCAAGGCCGTCGGACCCGCCCACTACAACATGCCGCTGGATCGGCCTGCCGACTGGTACGCCACGGCCGACGCCCGGGCCGTCGCGGATGCGATCGTCAGTTTCCAGACGCCAGCCGGCGGATGGAGCAAAAACCAGGATCGCAGCATTGCGCGCCTGCCGGGTCAGCGGTTCTCCAACGATGCCGAAACCATGGAGCAGAACCCGGCGAACTTTGATGCGCCGGCGGATCGCTTCTGGACCTTCGTTGGCACGTTGGACAACGAGGCGACGTGGTCGGAAATGCGTTTCCTGGCCAAGGTCGCCGCGCACGCGCCCGGACGCGACGGCGACGCCTGGCGCGCCAGCGTCATCCGAGGCGTGCGGTATCTTCTGAACGCGCAATATCCCAATGGCGGCTGGCCTCAGATCTGGCCGCTCGAAGGCGGCTTCCACGACTCCATCACCTTCAATGACAATGCGGTGGCGAACGCGGCCATGCTGCTTCGTGATGTCGCCCATGGCGCTGAGGGCTTCGACTTCGTGCCGGCTGACTTGGAGACACAGGCGGCCGAGGCGACCCGGAAGGCGATCGACGTGATCCTCGCGGCACAGGTGCGTCAGGGGGATCGACTGCTGGGCTGGCCGCAGCAGGTCGAGCCCATGCGACTGGTGCCAACCAGCGCCCGGAACTACGAGCCGCGATCTATCGCAAGCGGCGAAACAACCGATATCCTGATCTTCCTCATGGGCGAGGAGAACCCGTCGCCGGAGATCAAGGCCGCCGTTCGCGGCGCCGCTGAATGGCTTCAGGCGATGCGTGTCTATGACAAGTCTTTCGAAATGACCGACGACGGACGCAAGCTGATCGACAAGGCCGGGGCGGGTCCGATCTGGTCTCGCAATTACGATCTGGTGACCGGGCGTCCCATCTTCGGCGACAAGGATCAGACCATCCACAACGACGTCAATGAAATCTCTGTCGGAAGGCGCAACGGCTATTCCTGGTGGATTTCATCGCCGCAGAAGGCGCTGGACCTTTACGCCGATTGGTCCAATCGGGTCGGGTAA
- a CDS encoding glycoside hydrolase family 28 protein — protein MFDASDYGAVGDGVAINTRPIQAAIDAAAGQGGGVVVLKPGLYLSGSLFVKSGVTLSIERGATLRGVQDLTAYPMVRTRVAGVEMDWPAGLLNVYQQQNAKITGEGLVDGDGKVFWDSYWALRRDYDPRDLRWAADYDCRRPRLIHVYDSQQVEVSGLNLARSGFWTVHVCYSRDVKVADLIIRNNIGGRGPSTDGIDIDSSERVLVERCDLSVNDDAMCIKAGRDWDGLRVARPCRQVKIRDCIVRDALAGMTFGSETSGGFDDIEVSGLRIEYPVPLGIFFKSGHTRGGVISNIRLRDIHLQDVRTLMQVNLNWYPNYSYAQIPDGIADVPDYWRALATPVPREQGIPRIHDVRLSNIKAVGGKVGFAAAAYPEAPLKDFIFERLDWDVQDAGAIANAENWRFRDCNIDTLDGQGLKVTKSSGVTGLRSRQA, from the coding sequence ATGTTCGACGCGTCTGACTATGGCGCGGTGGGTGACGGGGTCGCCATCAACACGCGTCCTATCCAAGCCGCCATCGACGCAGCGGCAGGGCAGGGCGGAGGGGTCGTGGTCCTGAAGCCCGGTCTGTACCTGTCAGGCTCGTTATTCGTGAAGTCGGGGGTGACCTTGTCGATCGAACGCGGCGCCACTCTGCGTGGCGTTCAGGATCTGACCGCCTATCCGATGGTTCGCACGCGTGTTGCAGGCGTTGAGATGGACTGGCCCGCCGGCTTGCTGAATGTCTATCAGCAACAGAACGCCAAGATCACGGGCGAGGGTCTGGTCGATGGAGACGGAAAGGTCTTCTGGGACTCCTATTGGGCGCTGCGACGCGATTATGATCCGCGCGACCTGCGATGGGCGGCCGACTACGACTGCCGCCGTCCGCGTCTGATCCACGTTTACGATTCACAGCAGGTCGAGGTTTCCGGTCTGAACCTAGCGCGATCGGGGTTCTGGACCGTCCACGTCTGCTATTCGCGGGATGTGAAGGTCGCCGACCTGATCATCAGGAATAACATCGGCGGACGCGGCCCCTCGACGGACGGCATCGATATCGACTCATCGGAGCGGGTGCTGGTCGAGAGATGCGACCTGTCGGTCAACGACGACGCGATGTGTATAAAGGCCGGACGCGACTGGGACGGGCTGCGCGTGGCACGGCCATGCCGTCAGGTGAAGATTCGCGACTGCATCGTCCGTGACGCCTTGGCCGGGATGACCTTCGGATCGGAGACATCTGGCGGATTTGACGACATCGAAGTCTCTGGGCTGAGGATCGAGTATCCGGTGCCGCTGGGGATCTTCTTCAAATCAGGCCACACACGCGGCGGCGTGATTTCCAACATCCGCCTGCGCGACATCCATCTGCAGGACGTGCGCACCTTGATGCAGGTGAATCTGAACTGGTACCCAAACTACAGCTACGCCCAGATTCCGGACGGCATTGCGGACGTGCCGGATTACTGGCGCGCGCTCGCCACGCCGGTGCCGCGTGAACAGGGCATTCCCCGTATCCACGATGTTCGGCTGTCGAACATCAAGGCCGTCGGCGGCAAAGTCGGATTCGCCGCCGCCGCCTATCCTGAAGCGCCGCTGAAAGACTTCATTTTCGAACGGTTGGACTGGGACGTGCAGGATGCGGGCGCCATCGCCAATGCCGAGAACTGGCGCTTCCGCGACTGCAACATCGACACCCTGGACGGCCAAGGCCTCAAGGTGACCAAGTCGTCCGGCGTCACTGGCCTGCGATCCAGACAAGCATGA